A genomic window from Variovorax paradoxus includes:
- a CDS encoding Wadjet anti-phage system protein JetD domain-containing protein, whose product MLSPPDVRSWASQRLTNQRRTWIDGGGTWPLTRGLEPPTAADIRAGLDGVTKWTSAWTATRLPPGVRLGRETFLMRGIGSQTMPVRIEFDSPRAVADFTGDVSAWDGVQRRRAALMERWPQLTPASGLGRLYDWLSKATDADVDRLLAVTAWIVANPRSGLYLRQLPVVGIDTKWVEGGQRRAIAMLVGLLRGDVDVSGETEKDFLRLCGLRAPATRVRVMVLDPDLRGVVGNMRDFYAPVVELSAIPWAPRATLFLENVISAHSLPDLESTVAVVGLGRAVSVAAEISWIHCTDTFYWGDIDTDGLEILSLARATFPSIRSVLMDYSTLQRYRSRWVTESQANRQANRARLSPEERALYEALLANDWDGWEEERGVRLEQERLDWFHVEGELRGLSARRTVAGHSFRADGLE is encoded by the coding sequence ATGCTCTCGCCACCTGATGTCCGCTCCTGGGCCAGCCAGCGCTTGACCAACCAGCGGCGCACCTGGATTGACGGTGGGGGAACATGGCCCCTGACGCGGGGTTTGGAACCGCCGACCGCAGCGGACATCCGGGCCGGCCTCGATGGTGTGACGAAATGGACCTCCGCATGGACGGCGACACGTCTGCCGCCAGGCGTTCGGCTGGGTCGCGAAACCTTCCTGATGCGGGGCATCGGCAGTCAGACAATGCCCGTGAGGATCGAGTTCGACTCTCCACGCGCGGTTGCGGACTTCACCGGTGATGTCAGTGCATGGGATGGTGTTCAGAGGCGTAGAGCTGCGCTGATGGAGCGCTGGCCGCAGTTGACGCCGGCATCCGGGCTGGGGCGGCTCTACGATTGGCTGAGCAAAGCTACCGATGCGGATGTGGATCGCCTGCTCGCCGTGACCGCATGGATCGTTGCCAATCCTCGAAGCGGCTTGTACCTGCGGCAGTTGCCTGTTGTCGGTATCGACACGAAGTGGGTCGAGGGCGGCCAGCGACGCGCTATCGCGATGCTTGTCGGCCTACTTCGAGGCGATGTGGATGTAAGCGGTGAAACGGAGAAGGATTTCCTGCGCCTGTGCGGTTTGCGCGCACCAGCAACACGCGTTCGAGTCATGGTGTTGGACCCTGACCTGCGGGGCGTTGTTGGCAACATGCGGGATTTCTACGCACCCGTGGTTGAGTTGTCCGCAATCCCTTGGGCACCACGGGCGACGCTCTTTCTCGAGAACGTGATCTCAGCACACAGCTTGCCGGATCTTGAGTCGACGGTCGCGGTTGTCGGTCTTGGTCGCGCTGTGTCAGTGGCGGCAGAGATTTCCTGGATCCACTGTACCGATACCTTCTACTGGGGCGATATCGATACGGATGGGCTGGAAATTCTCTCCTTGGCGAGGGCGACTTTCCCGAGCATACGGTCTGTGCTGATGGACTACAGCACTTTGCAACGATATCGGTCAAGGTGGGTAACTGAATCCCAGGCGAATCGCCAAGCAAACAGGGCGCGGCTGTCGCCCGAAGAACGAGCCTTGTATGAGGCGCTCCTGGCTAACGACTGGGACGGATGGGAAGAGGAGCGCGGTGTTCGGCTGGAGCAGGAGCGCCTGGATTGGTTTCATGTCGAGGGCGAACTGCGTGGATTGTCTGCGCGCCGAACAGTGGCTGGTCATTCATTTCGAGCTGATGGGCTGGAGTAA
- a CDS encoding ATP-binding protein — protein MSTIDKVLQQLEISVLETPGSVDATTAKTLVDQERSRQFRLSRIQLKDWGTYHGLLTLDVPEKGQLFVGHSGSGKSTIFDAHSVLLTPPQRLRLNQASRDSGKTADDRSVLNYVRGVWGTAQGEDGRGIAKVLRANTTWSAIAEVYRNKVGKVVTLVHLYWVRGASNDLHRRYLIAEREFDIHELDFFADSDFDTTRLHRALKSAGVEPYEAFSRYMAAFTRALSIRDDMALLLLHKTQSTKSVDSITAFLREFMLDEPGTFEVAKDVVNQFQKLSEAHADWMTATEQRDVLMPAREARQRLDALQLEESRLREIATGVQLFAVPLGIAVHDQAIAQAGPILGAKRSLLASRATALQSVEGLHAEAIRQEALGGGRDLRRLSEDLEQAQALSKDAKLQRQSLEQACGTLKRPVPATEEEFAQLQSEAVVAMDSGLRLDTSRFQEAVGVKAIWQPLQSSVQGQLAALAKAPRSNVPVEQQDIRSMLAKALDVDDDTFPFAAELLSVKTQDKQWQGALERLVGGFGVTMLVPSDLLDEVRRLVDRRHLRGRLTYRPVRPVVESIRARLPANAAGKIDVADHEFNRWLVNEVHRQFDYACVESPDEMDAYPRSLTLNGQIKRAGENYLKDDRSSINEKTRWVLGTDTSARAEALHQQLQDINRKLGDAQVAIDEHEAAANESGRRLQAFVAISGLFWHTMDEARARQAILEVESQIESLKQDSPQLEQLQAAVKRTFEDKQKAQRNWADQHGIVEAAAKQIEKWESERQRLGVLPVIELTPTQQQAIDEMRGRRTNESTPENYDRELAWLREEANGAVRKNEAVQAEQKGEITKALAVFCARTEWKAATKGHDPVLDSFDFFDQHLTNLLMEGVSRTWERFLEQLQEHNSHQLTLLSQSLTSERADMAKRLLAVNDSLEHTAYNEGTHLFLHRVDCEHEDSKTFRRELAIAMSEVINVDGPEAARTRFARLRKIAERLGSDKSEDIRWRTRVLDVRQHVQFDAHEIVDGTDQVEQVYSGSDGKSGGQKQKLAATCMAAALRYQLANPGGTVPQFATVVVDEAFDRSDPDFTEAALNVFRSLGFQIIVATPGKMVQTIEPYVGGAVWVYAKRGDRSNAVPLRYDEASGRVDYSPMGANKAKVDDALAT, from the coding sequence ATGAGCACGATCGACAAGGTCTTGCAGCAGCTTGAGATATCGGTCTTAGAAACCCCAGGATCTGTAGATGCAACGACAGCGAAAACTCTTGTGGATCAGGAGCGAAGCAGGCAATTTCGACTCAGCCGCATCCAGCTCAAAGACTGGGGGACGTACCACGGCCTGCTGACCTTGGACGTGCCGGAGAAGGGACAACTCTTCGTCGGCCACTCCGGGTCCGGAAAATCCACCATCTTCGATGCCCATTCGGTATTGCTGACACCACCGCAGCGTCTGCGCCTCAATCAGGCGTCACGCGACTCGGGAAAGACGGCTGATGATCGATCAGTGTTGAACTACGTACGTGGCGTCTGGGGTACTGCTCAAGGCGAGGACGGACGTGGCATTGCAAAGGTCCTGAGAGCCAACACCACTTGGTCCGCGATCGCCGAGGTTTATCGCAACAAGGTGGGCAAAGTGGTGACCCTTGTGCACCTGTATTGGGTCCGAGGTGCCAGCAATGACTTGCACCGCCGCTATCTGATCGCGGAGCGCGAGTTTGACATCCACGAACTCGACTTCTTCGCTGATTCCGACTTCGACACCACACGGCTGCATCGCGCATTGAAGTCCGCCGGCGTGGAGCCCTACGAGGCTTTTTCGCGCTATATGGCAGCGTTCACAAGGGCGCTAAGCATTCGCGACGATATGGCGCTTCTGCTGCTGCACAAGACCCAGTCGACCAAGAGCGTGGACAGCATCACCGCGTTCCTGCGCGAATTCATGCTCGACGAGCCAGGTACCTTCGAGGTCGCCAAGGATGTCGTCAATCAGTTCCAGAAACTAAGCGAAGCACACGCGGACTGGATGACCGCGACGGAGCAGCGTGATGTCCTCATGCCGGCACGAGAGGCTCGCCAACGACTGGACGCGTTGCAACTGGAGGAGAGCCGGCTCAGGGAAATCGCTACCGGCGTTCAGCTTTTCGCGGTGCCGCTGGGCATCGCAGTTCATGACCAGGCCATCGCGCAAGCGGGGCCGATTCTTGGGGCAAAGCGTTCGCTGTTGGCGTCACGGGCAACCGCACTTCAGTCAGTAGAGGGACTGCATGCGGAGGCTATTCGCCAGGAAGCCTTAGGTGGCGGTAGAGACCTGCGGCGCTTGAGCGAGGACCTGGAGCAGGCGCAAGCGCTCAGCAAGGACGCGAAACTGCAGCGCCAAAGCCTGGAACAGGCCTGCGGGACCTTGAAGCGCCCGGTTCCGGCAACCGAGGAAGAATTCGCTCAGCTCCAATCTGAAGCGGTAGTGGCTATGGACAGCGGCCTCAGACTCGATACCAGTCGCTTCCAGGAGGCTGTGGGAGTCAAGGCCATATGGCAACCATTGCAGAGCTCGGTTCAAGGCCAACTGGCGGCGCTGGCAAAGGCTCCTCGATCCAACGTGCCGGTGGAGCAGCAAGATATTCGGAGCATGCTGGCGAAAGCACTCGACGTCGACGATGACACCTTTCCGTTTGCCGCCGAACTGTTGTCGGTCAAGACGCAGGACAAGCAATGGCAAGGCGCGCTGGAGCGGCTCGTGGGAGGCTTTGGCGTCACGATGTTGGTCCCCTCGGATTTGTTGGATGAGGTGCGGCGTCTTGTTGATCGAAGGCATTTGAGGGGCCGCCTGACCTATCGACCCGTCCGGCCTGTGGTCGAGTCGATACGCGCTCGCTTGCCGGCTAACGCAGCTGGAAAGATTGATGTTGCCGATCACGAATTCAACCGCTGGTTGGTGAATGAGGTGCATCGCCAGTTTGACTACGCTTGCGTCGAGTCGCCGGACGAAATGGACGCCTACCCGCGGTCGCTGACCTTGAATGGGCAGATCAAGCGGGCAGGCGAGAACTACCTGAAGGATGACCGGTCGTCGATCAATGAAAAAACGCGATGGGTGCTGGGGACTGACACCTCAGCTCGAGCGGAGGCCTTGCATCAGCAGCTACAGGATATCAATCGGAAACTGGGCGATGCCCAGGTTGCCATCGATGAACATGAAGCCGCGGCAAATGAATCAGGTCGTCGTCTTCAGGCATTTGTAGCAATCAGTGGATTGTTCTGGCACACCATGGACGAGGCTCGTGCGCGTCAGGCAATTCTCGAGGTCGAGTCGCAGATCGAGTCTCTGAAACAAGACAGTCCGCAACTCGAGCAGTTACAGGCCGCGGTGAAAAGGACTTTCGAGGACAAGCAGAAAGCTCAGAGGAATTGGGCGGACCAGCACGGCATCGTTGAGGCTGCAGCGAAACAAATCGAGAAATGGGAGTCGGAACGTCAAAGGCTTGGAGTTCTGCCTGTCATTGAGCTCACCCCCACGCAACAACAAGCTATCGATGAGATGCGAGGCCGCCGAACCAACGAAAGCACACCGGAGAACTACGATCGCGAATTGGCCTGGCTCAGAGAAGAAGCAAACGGAGCCGTTCGCAAGAACGAGGCGGTTCAAGCGGAGCAGAAAGGCGAGATTACTAAAGCGCTCGCAGTGTTTTGCGCGAGGACCGAATGGAAGGCTGCAACCAAAGGTCATGATCCTGTTCTCGACAGCTTCGACTTCTTTGACCAGCACCTCACAAACTTGCTTATGGAAGGTGTCTCCCGCACCTGGGAACGCTTTCTTGAGCAACTGCAGGAACACAATAGCCATCAGCTCACCCTGCTCTCCCAGAGTCTGACCAGTGAACGCGCCGACATGGCTAAGCGCCTTCTGGCCGTCAACGACAGTCTGGAGCACACGGCATACAACGAAGGGACACACCTGTTCCTGCATCGGGTCGACTGCGAGCACGAAGATTCGAAGACTTTTCGACGGGAACTGGCGATTGCGATGAGCGAGGTCATCAATGTGGATGGCCCCGAAGCCGCAAGAACTCGTTTCGCACGTCTTCGCAAGATTGCCGAGCGCCTAGGCAGCGACAAGTCCGAGGACATCCGATGGCGAACGCGTGTTCTGGATGTTCGCCAGCACGTGCAGTTCGACGCCCATGAAATCGTCGATGGGACTGATCAGGTGGAGCAGGTCTATAGCGGAAGCGACGGCAAGTCTGGTGGGCAGAAGCAAAAACTGGCCGCGACCTGCATGGCTGCGGCCTTGCGTTATCAGCTTGCCAATCCTGGTGGAACAGTTCCTCAGTTTGCGACGGTCGTGGTTGACGAGGCATTCGACCGTTCGGATCCGGACTTCACCGAGGCGGCGCTGAACGTTTTTCGCTCGCTCGGATTTCAGATCATTGTCGCGACTCCCGGAAAGATGGTGCAGACCATCGAGCCCTATGTGGGGGGAGCCGTGTGGGTCTATGCCAAGCGTGGCGATCGGTCGAACGCTGTGCCCCTTCGGTATGACGAAGCCTCCGGTCGGGTTGACTACAGTCCAATGGGGGCAAACAAAGCGAAGGTGGACGATGCTCTCGCCACCTGA
- a CDS encoding DUF4194 domain-containing protein — MELRDIPAFLRKQEVVAESPEGASEDEPDLTDGDAASDEFMVSGDLVLDSELPGAQAAADDTPLTSDRVLFPGDRGELRGETRRALVALLAGPSVDGERQPKLWLVLKRDEAVLRSRLSDMFLELTLDEENQVAFVRQVPQHGETDIPILLRRQPLTFLQSAGLLILRAALASASAAGQRAVIGGAELIADLGAYEDPTKSDKASFAKKCAAVVEALKKVSILRPIPGSSDRFEVSPTLALLLPAEQLEALTRTYERLRLERGERR, encoded by the coding sequence ATGGAGCTGCGAGACATACCTGCTTTCCTGCGCAAACAGGAGGTGGTGGCGGAGTCGCCGGAGGGCGCGTCAGAGGATGAACCGGATTTGACCGATGGTGATGCCGCCTCGGACGAATTCATGGTCAGTGGCGATCTGGTTCTGGATTCGGAACTGCCGGGGGCTCAAGCAGCAGCAGATGACACTCCCCTGACGTCTGATCGTGTCCTGTTTCCTGGTGACCGTGGAGAGTTGAGAGGAGAGACCAGGCGTGCGCTCGTCGCGCTGCTCGCAGGGCCAAGCGTGGACGGCGAACGCCAGCCTAAGTTGTGGCTGGTTCTCAAACGTGACGAGGCGGTGCTTCGGTCACGTCTGAGTGACATGTTCCTCGAACTGACTCTCGATGAGGAGAACCAAGTCGCCTTCGTACGCCAGGTTCCTCAGCATGGAGAGACGGACATTCCGATTCTGCTTCGACGTCAACCCTTGACTTTCCTTCAGTCTGCCGGACTGTTGATCCTGCGGGCTGCCTTGGCCAGCGCCTCGGCGGCGGGCCAGCGCGCCGTGATCGGGGGGGCGGAACTCATCGCGGACCTGGGGGCATACGAGGACCCCACCAAAAGTGACAAGGCCAGCTTTGCCAAAAAGTGTGCGGCAGTCGTCGAGGCGCTCAAGAAGGTCAGCATTCTTCGGCCCATTCCAGGAAGCTCGGACCGGTTCGAGGTGTCACCGACGCTGGCACTGCTGCTACCGGCCGAACAGCTGGAAGCACTCACAAGGACTTATGAGCGACTTCGACTGGAGCGGGGGGAGCGTAGATGA